A region of the Wenzhouxiangella sp. XN201 genome:
GCAGCGTCAACGGCGAACCGGTCCGGATCATCATCGACTCCACCGTCAACACCAGCGTGATTTCCACGGCGTTCGCGGAACGAGCCGGTATCCGGAAAGATCACAAGGTCGAGTTCGAGATGGGTGGAAGTCTCGCGAATAAACGGGTCTATGCATCGCGCCGATTCGAAGTCGAAATCGACGGGTCCTCGCTGAACTTCAGTGGTCTGCCCATCGTCCCCGGTGACGGCTTCGACATGATTCTCGGCCACCCGGTTTTCGAAGGCGCCGTGGTGCAGATCGACTACCCCAATCAGCGATTCCGCTTCCTGTCTCCGGAGGCGGTGAAGTTCGAAGGCAATACGGAAGTGCGCCGGGGTCCGCTGGGCGAACTGATGGTCGAGACCGCGATTGAAGGCAACCGTGCCTGGCTGACGCTGGATACCGGTCTTCCAGGCGCCACGCTATTGACCGAAGACTTCGTAATCAGCAACGGGCTGGAAGACAAGCGGATCGAGCCGGCGCAAGGAACGGACTCCGAACAAACGGAAGCAGACGCCCTTCAAATGCTGAAACTGGACAGGGTCGAACTCGGACCCTATCGCTTCGAGCAATTCCTTGCCCGTTACGGCGGTGACGAAAAGCGGACCATGGACGTCGGTCGCGGCGAGACCGGCAGCCGAATACGCAAGGATCGCTCGCATCACGACGGCCTGCTGGGCTACGAAGTCCTGAAAAACTTTCTGATCACAACCGACTTCAGCAACGGCAAGCTGCACCTGCACGTGCCCTGATCGCAGGGCAGCAACCTATTGGCCACGACCCGGCGACCTGGCCGGCACGCAGGCGCCTGGGCAGCGCCTAGTGCCACGCGTGGTGGTCGGTTTGGACCACCACGCAGCCAAGCGCCACACATCATTCCCGCTTGCAACGGATTGGTCCAGGGCGTAAGATTAAAACGGTTGTTTTAATCGGACGTTTCAATTGTCGGAATCCACTCGCGACCGCATTCTCGACGCCGCCGAGCGCCAGTTCGCCGAACAGGGATTTCACCTGACCACGCTGCGGCAGATTACCCAGGCGGCCGAGGCCAACCTGGCCGCGGTGAACTATTACTTCGGCTCCAAGCAGGAACTCATCCGGGCGATCTTCCGGCGCCGGCTCGATGCCTTGAACGCCGCCCGGCTGGAACGCCTCGAAACCGTACTCGCCGACAGCGACCCCCCCGATCTGGAAGCCGTTCTCGATGCCTTTGTCGAGCCGGCACTGGAATTCACCCGCGGCGGCGATGCCGAGGGCCAACGCTTCATGCAGCTTCTGCTGCGCGCCTTCGCCGATCGCGATACCGCGCTGCAAGAGGCCATGCGCCATGAATACGCGCACGTGATGCGCCGCTTCGCCGACGCCGTTGGCGACGCCCTGCCAGGCGCCGAACCGGCACGACTGCGCCAGCAACTCGACTTCATTGTCGGCGCCCTCACGCTGACCATGGCCGAATCAGCCCTGAAGGACACCCGCATCATTGCCGCCGAGCTGGTGCAATTCGCCGCCGCCGGCCTGCGCGGCAGTCTCGAATCCCGAATCCACGATGGTGCCCGACGCACCCTGGAGGCCACATCATGACCTGGTTGTTGATCCTCGCACTCCTCATCGGCCTGCTCGCCCTGGCCTGGTTTCGCACTCCGTCCTGGCTGGCCGCATTGCTGGCCATCGCCTCCCTGGCGGGCACCATCTGGTACGTGGCCGCCTGGCCGGTAATCACGCTCTACGCAATTGCTGCCGTCGCCCTGACGGTGGTCGCCATCCGCCCCTTGCGCCGGATGCTGGTCTCGGACCGCCTGTTCGGCTGGTTCAAATCGGTACTGCCGGCAATCTCGGATACCGAACGCGAAGCGCTCGACGCCGGCACGGTCTGGTGGGACGCCGAACTGTTTTCCGGCCGTCCACGCTGGAAGCGTCTGTTCGCTATCGACAAGCCGACACTGTCGGCCGAAGAACAAGCCTTTCTCGACGGCCCCGTGGAGGAGCTCTGCGGCATGCTGGACGAGTGGCAGATTACCCACGAGCTCAAGGATCTGCCGGAGGAGGCCTGGCAATTCATTCGCGACCAGCGCTTTTTGAGCATGATCATCCCGAAGGAATACGGTGGCCTGGGATTCTCGTCCCAGGGCAATGCCGCCGTGGTCACCAAGCTTGCCACTCGCAGCCTGTCAGCCGCCGTTTCCGTAATGGTGCCCAATTCGCTCGGCCCCGGCGAACTGCTGATGCATTTCGGCACCGACGGGCAGAAGAATCACTACCTGCCGCGCCTGGCGAAGGGCGAGGACATCCCCTGCTTTGCCCTCACCTCCCCGCTGGCCGGCTCGGATGCCGCCGCCATGCCCGACGAGGGCATCGTTTGCAGGGACACCTTCGAGGGCGAAGAAGTCCTCGGTCTGCGCGTCAGCTGGGACAAGCGCTACATCACCCTGGCACCGATCGCCACGGTGCTCGGGCTGGCCTTCAAGGCGAGGGATCCCGAAGGCCTGCTCGGCGGCCCGGAAAACCTGGGCATCACCTGCGCCCTCATCCCGACCGACACACCGGGCGTGGAGATCGGCGATCGCCATCTGCCTGGCGGCAGCATCTTCCTCAATGGTCCGACCCGCGGCAAGGACGTGTTCATTCCGATGGACTGGGTCATCGGCGGCCAGGAACGTGTCGGCCAGGGCTGGCGCATGCTGATGCATTGCCTGGCGGCCGGCCGCGCCATTTCCCTGCCGGCCCAGAGCGTGGCCAACGGCAAGCTCACCAGCATGACGACCGGTGCCTATGCCCGCGTGCGCTATCAGTTCAAGCAGCCGATCGGCCAGTTCGAGGGCATCGAGGAACCGCTGGCGCGCATCGGCGGCGAGACCTACCGCATGGAAGCCGCCCACAAGCTCACGCTCAGCGCGCTCGACCATGGCGAGAAACCGGTCGTTCTGTCGGCCATTCTCAAGGCCTACCTGACCGAGGCCAACCGGCGCGTGCTCAACGACGCCATGGACGTGCACGGCGGCAAGGCCGTGGTCGAAGGACCCAACAATTACTTGTCGATCCCGTGGCAGTCCATTCCCGTCGCGATCACGGTCGAGGGCGCCAATATCCTGACCCGCTCGATGATCGTCTTTGGCCAAGGTGCCATTCGCTGCCACCCCTACCTGCTTAAGGAAATGCAGGCGGCCCAGGATGACGATGCCAGGGCCTTCGACAAGGCGTTGTTCGGTCACATCGGCTTTCTGATCTCCAACCTGGTGCGGGCGCCGCTGCTGGCGCTGACCGGCGGGCGCCTGAGCCTGAGCCCGGTCTCTGGACCGACCGCGCGCGACTACCGCCGCATCAATCGCCTGAGTTCGGCCTTCACCCTGATCGCCGACCTGTGCCTGCTCATCCTGGGCGGCAAGTTCAAGTTCAAGGAAACGCTTTCCGGCCGCCTGGCCGACGCCCTGGCACATCTTTACATGGCGTCGGCCAGCCTGCGCCGCTTCGAAGACGACGGTCGGCCCGCGGAAGACCTGCCGCTGGTGCAGTGGGCCGTCAGCGACAGTCTCAATCAGGTAGAGAATGCACTGCTGGCCGTGCTGCGCAACTTCCCGCTGCCATTGATGGGAGGGATTTTGCGGCTCAAGCTCTTCCCCTGGGGCCGCCGCCATCATCCGGTCGACGACCGGACCGGCCAGCGAATCGCCCAGTTGATGCAGGAAGACAGCCCCGGCCGCGAGCGCCTGATCAATGGCGCCTACCAGTCGAAGGCTGATGATGGCCTGGGACTGCTGCTGCAGGCCTTCGATGCCGTTCTCAAGGCCGCACCGGCCGAGATGGCGGTGCGCAACGCGCTCAAGGTCGTGCCGAGCCCGATCAACGTCGACGAAGTCGTCGGCAAGGCCGTAGCCACCGGCGTGATCACCGAGGAACAAGGCACCGACCTGAAGCGGGCACAGGAGCTGACGGCGAAAGTCATTGCCGTTGACGAGTTCACGCCGGAGGAGATCGGCGGCCGACAGGCAATGCAACCACCTGTCGCCAAGGCCAGTTGAGCAACTTCAAAAAGACCTTTTAAACGCAAAGACGCGAAGCAGCGAAGAACGCAAAGAAATCATTCAATTAATAACTTCGCGATCTTTGCTGCTTCGCTGCTTTGCGTTTCAAAGATTTTCAAACAGGACCTGATAGAAGGGACATGAAATGAACGACCACAAGCTCAAGGTAAGACGTGCTGCGGTGCTGGGTGCCGGGGTAATGGGTGCGCAGATTGCCGCGCATCTGACCGCCGCCGGTATTCCGGTCGATCTCTACGACCTGCCCTCCGACGAGGGTGACCGCAACCAGCTGGCCGAGAAGGGGCGGCAGGGCCTGCTCAAGCTCAAGCCTGCGCCGCTGGCGAGCAAGGACCTGGTTGATTTCATCCGGCCGCTGAACTTCGCCGATGACCTGGAAAAACTGGCCGATTGCGATTTCATCATCGAGGCCGTGGCCGAGCGCATGGACATCAAGCGCGACCTCTACGGCAAGCTCGCCCCGCACATCCATGATGGTGCGATCTTCGCCTCCAACACCTCGGGACTTTCGATCACCGAGCTGTCGAAGGAACTACCCGAAAACCTGCGTGGCCGCTTCTGCGGCGTGCACTTCTTCAACCCGCCGCGCTACATGCACCTGGTGGAACTGATTCCACACGCCGGCACCGACGACAAGGTCATGGACCTGCTGGAGGACTTCCTCACGCGCAACCTCGGCAAGGGCGTGGTGCGCGCCCGCGACACGGCAAATTTCATCGGCAACCGAGTCGGCATGTTCACCATGCTGTCGGTGATGCATCATGCCGATCGCCTGAGCCTGGGCTTCGATACGATCGACGCCCTGACCGGCCCGGCCATCGGCCGGCCCAAGAGCGCCACCTTCCGCCTGGCCGACGTGGTCGGGCTGGACACCATGGGCAATGTCATCAATACCATGAAGTCGCAGCTGGAAGAGGACCCCTGGCACGCCTGGTTCCGGCAGCCGGAATGGCTGCAGAAGCTGATCGAGGGCGGCGCGCTGGGCCAGAAGGCCGGCGCGGGCGTGTTTCGCAAGGAAGGCAAAGCCATCCGGGTATTCGATCCCGCAACCGGCGACTACCGAGACAGCGACTACAGCCTGCCGGACGAAGTGCAAAAGGTACTGGCCATCAAGGACCCGGGCGAGAAACTTGCGGAAATGGCGAAGTGCGCGAATGTCCACACCGAATTCCTGTGGTCGATCCACCGCGACCTGTTCCACTACTGCGCGTATCACCTGGCCGAGATCGCCGACAGCGCGCGCGAAGTCGACCTGGCCATTCGCTGGGGCTACGGCTGGAAGGTGGGCCCGTTCGAGATCTGGCAGTCGGCCGGTTGGAAGGAGATGGCCGACCTGGTCGAGAAGGACATCGCCGGCGGCAAGACCGGCGTCGATGCCGGCCTGCCGGAGTGGGTCAATCAAATCGAGGCTGCACACACCGTGGAAGGTTCCTGGGCGGCCGACCAGGCTCGGTATCTGCCGCGTCCGGACCTGCCCGTCTTCCAGCGACAGTACCAGCCGGTGCGCCTGCTGGGCGAGAAAACCGAATCGGGTACCACGGTGCACGAGAGCGACTCGATCCGGCTCTGGACCCTGCACGACGACGTACTGATCGCCAGCCTGAAAAGCAAGATGGCGGTGATCGACAACGGCGTCGTCGACGGGCTGAATGAAGCCATTGACCGCGCCGAATCGGGCTTCGAAGGCCTGGTGATCTGGCAGCCCAAGGGGCCCTTCTCGGCTGGCGCCAACCTCAAGGCCGCCGCCGAAGCGATTCAGAAGGGTGACTACGACAGCGTGCGCGAACTGGTCGCCGGCTTCCAGTCCGCAAACCTGCGCCTGCGGTATTCGTCCGTGCCGACAGTCGCCGCGGTGCGCGGCCTGGCCCTGGGCGGCGGTCTGGAGCTGGCCATGCACGCGGCGACCCGCGTGGCGCACCTGGAAAGCTACATGGGCCTGGTCGAGGCCGGTGTCGGCCTGCTGCCGGCCGGCGGCGGACTCGGCACATTGGCGATGCAAATTATCGACGACACGAAAGCCGGCGATACCTATCCCTTGCTGGAGAAGCGCTACAAGCAGGTCGCCATGGGCCAGGTCGCGGGATCGGCCATGGAGGCGAAGGAAATGGGTTACCTGCGCGAGCACGACCGCATCGTGCTGCACGAACACGAACTGCTGCATGCCGCACACCACGAGGTTCGCGCCATGGCCGCCGCTGGCTATCGGCCGCCGCTGGCCGGACGCAAGTTCCCGGCTGCCGGCGACGTCGGTATCGCCACGCTCAAGATGCTGCTGGTCAATATGCTCGAAGGACGTTTCATCTCCGAGCACGACTTCGAGATCGGCAGCCGCATTGCGACCGTCCTGTGCGGTGGCGAAATCGACCGCGGCTCAAACGTCGACGAGGCCTGGATCCACCGCCTCGAGCGCAAGCACTTCCTGGAACTGGCCGCGATGGACAAGACCCAGGAACGCGTGGCCCATATGCTCAAGACCGGCAAGCCGCTGCGCAATTGATACAGACAAACAAACAAGAGGAACCACGGAAAGCACTGAATACACGGAAACATCCATTAAAAATTTCCGTGACTTCCGTGTCTTCCGTGGTTCCAGTTAAGTGAATGAGGCAAAGGAATTTCAATCATGAGTGACGCATACGTAGTAGCCGCCGTTCGAACGCCCGTCGCAAGGGCGTTCAAGGGTGCATTCAGGAATTACCGCCCGGACGACATGCTGGCCCACGTGATCCGCGAATCGCTGGCCGAAGTCCCCGAGCTCGATCCCGCCCGCGTCGAGGACGTGATCGTGGGCTGCGCCATGCCCGAGGCCGAACAGGGCATGAATGTCGCCCGCATCGGTGCCCTGCTCGCCGGCTTGCCCGACAGCGTGCCCGGCGTAACCGTCAATCGCTTCTGCTCATCGGGCCTGCAGACCGTGGCCATGGCCGCCGATCGCATCCGCCTGGGCGAGGCCGACGTGATGATCGCCGGCGGCACCGAGACCATGACCATGGTGCCGATGATGGGCCACAAGGTCGCGATGAACCCCAAGGTGTTCGAAGACGACAATGTCGCGATTGCCTATGGCATGGGCATTACCGCCGAGAAGGTGGCGAAGAAGTGGAACGTCTCGCGCGAAGACCAGGACGAGTTCGGCTACCAGTCACACCAGAAGGCGATCGCCGCAATCGACGGCGGCGAGTTCACCGAAATCCGTCCGGTCACGGTCACCAACCGCGTGCCCGGTGCGGATGGCAGCGTGCGCGAGATCGAGACGGTCGTCGATACCGATGAAGGTCCGCGCCGCGACACCACGCCCGAGGCGTTAGGTAAACTCAGGACTGTCTTTGACGCAAAAGGCACGGTCACCGCCGGCACCAGCTCGCAGATGTCCGACGGTGCCGGGGCGCTGATCCTGGTTTCGGAGCGAGTCGTCAAGGAACTCAAGCTCAAACCACTGGCCGTCTTCCGAGGCTTTTCGGTTGCCGGCGTCCCGCCGGAAGTGATGGGTATCGGCCCGATCGAGGCCATTCCGAAGGTGCTCAAGCAGACCGGCATCGGCAAGGACGAGCTGGACTGGATCGAACTCAACGAAGCTTTCGCCGCCCAGGCCCTGGCGGTGATCCGCAATACCGAACTCGATATCGAGAAGGTCAACCCGCTCGGTGGCGCCATCGCCCTGGGTCATCCGCTGGGGGCAACCGGCGCCATACTTGCCGCCAAGGCGATCCACGGCCTGCAGCGCCGCCAGCAGCGCTACGCCATGGTCACCATGTGCATCGGCACCGGCATGGGTGCGGCCGGAATTTTCGAACGCGCCTGACCGGCAACAGCATGAAAAAGGGCGCGACGCCGATGACCCGCGTCGCGCCCTCTTCGGTTTCCATCTGCAGACCGATCAGTCGTCTGCTGGTTTCAGTTGATGGTGCAGGTAGGCGTAGATCAGCCCCGACAGGAAGGCCTGCTGCTTCAGGTTGGCCGCGCCACCGTGGCCGCCCTCGATGTTTTCGTAATACAGCACGTCATGACCCTGGTCGAGCATCCGCGCCACCATCTTGCGGGCATGGGCGGGGTGCACGCGATCGTCGCGCGTCGAAGTCGTGAAAAAGGCCCTGGGATACTCGGCCTCGGCCGAGACGTTCTGATACGGCGAATACCTGCCGATGTATTCCCACTGCTCGGGTTCATCCGGGTTGCCGTACTCGCCCATCCAGCTGGCGCCGGCCAATAGCTTGTGGTAACGCTTCATGTCGAGTAACGGCACCTGGCAAACGACAGCGTTGTAAAGTTCCGGACGCTGCACCATCACCGCACCGACCAGCAGGCCACCGTTCGAGCCGCCCTGAATACCCAGATGCTCGGGTGAGGTGATCTTGCGCTCGATCAGATCCTCGGAGACGGCGATCAGGTCGTCGAAAGCGCGCTGGCGGTTCTCCTTCAGTGCGGCCTGGTGCCACCTGGGTCCGAACTCGCCACCGCCGCGAATATTGGCGAGCACGTACACACCGCCGCGCTCGAGCCAGGCCGAGCCGGTGACGCCCGAATAGTTCGGCGTGCGCGAAACTTCGAATCCGCCGTAAGCCGACAACAGGGTCGGATTGCTGCCGTCGGCCTCGAAGCCACGCGGCTCGACGACGAAGTACGGAATCATCGTGCCGTCGGCCGATTCGGCCTCGTACTGCGCCACGTTCATGCCTTCGGCATCGAACCAGGCGGGTTCGGCCCGGACCTCACGGCGCGAATCAGACACGGCATCAGCCTCGAACAGGGTCGAGGGCGTGAGGAAACCGGTGTAGTCATAGAAGAAACGATCGGAATCATCATCGGCGGTCACCACCGTGATTGTTCCCATGGGCGGCACATCGAGCTCCTGCTGCTGCCAGCTCCCTTCCTCCCGGACAAAGCTCACGAGCTTGCCGTTGACCTTGTCGAGCAGGTTGATCAGCACGGCATTCTCGGTGGTGGTCACGCCATTGATCGACTGGTGCTCGTCGGGCTGGATCAGCACTTCCAGGCTGGGCGAATCGCCGACAAAACTTTCGACCGGGCCCGCCACCAGGGCGCCCTGCCCGAAGCTCGTCTCGCCCACGGTCCACTCGGACTTGAGGTCAACCAGCAGCTGGCCGTCAATGACTCCGGTCAGCTCGGCATCGGCGGGAAGGTTTAGCCGCTTCGTTTCACCGCCTTCGAACAGGTGGTACTCGCGCGTGAAGATACCCGGCGCCCGGATGATCAGGTCGTAGTAATCGTCGCCGTCATGCATGCGCATGGCAAACACACCGACATCGCCGCGCTCGCCCTCGAACACCGTTTCGGCCTCGGACAAATCGCTGCCACGATGCCAGATACGCACGCTGCGCGGATAGCCGGAATCGGTGACCTGCTCGTCAGTGAAAGCCGGGCCGACGAAGACGCTGTCGCGGTCGCGCCAGGTGATCGAACTCTTCGATTCCTCGAGCCGGAAGCCGTCTTCGACAAACTCGCCGGTCTCGAGATCGAATTCGCGCCGAACGGCGGCATCGGCCCCGCCGACCGACAGTCCGATAAAACAGCGATCATAGTCCGGGTAGCGGCAGTCCGAACCCGCCCAGACCCAGTTTTTGTCCTCGCGTTCAGCCAACTCGTCAACGTCGAGAATCACGTGCCAGTCGGGTGAATCGCCACGATAACTGTCGAGCGAGGTCCTGCGCCAGATGCCGCGCACGTGATCCTCGTCGCGCCAGAAGTTGTAGATCTCGCCGCCCCTGAGCGCGGGATAGGCGATGCGATCGTCCGAGGTCAGGATTTCAAGCGCACGCTCGTGAACCGGCTCGAACAGCGGATGCGACTTCAGGTGTTCGAGGGAACGTTCATTCTGCCCGCGCGCCCAGGCCAGGGCGTTCTCGCCCTCGACATCCTCCAGCCACAGCCAGGGGTCATTCCCGGCCATGGTCACTGTCGGAGCGAGCAGCCCCGCCGTCAGCAGTGCAGTCCACAATATCCTCATCAATCATATCCAAAGTTGGTTCGGAATCGCGCATCATGCCAGTAAGTCTGACAGACCGCCTGTGCCGAAAGTGACAGCACGATAGCAAGATCAGTCAAAACGAAGATGCTTGACCGAGCGTCCCTCGTCGCGAATTTCCTTGAGTGCATCGATGCCGATGGCAATCTGCGCATCGACGTAGTGCTGCGTGACAACGCGGTCGGAGGCATCAGTCTTGACGCCATCGGGGACCATTGGCTGATCAGAGACCAGCAGCAGCGCGCCAGTCGGAATCGAGTTGGCGAAGCCGGTGACGAAGATGGTGGCCGTTTCCATGTCGATGGCCATGCAGCGCGTCCGGCGCAGGTACTTCTTGAAGGCCCGGTCATGTTCCCAGACCCGCCTGTTGGTGGTGTAGACGGTGCCGGTCCAGTAGTCCAGGCCGTGGTCCCGGATGGTCGAGGAAACGGCTCGTTGCAGGGTAAAAGCTGGCAGCGACGGCACCTCCGGCGGGAAGTAGTCAGTCGATGTGCCCTCGCCGCGAATGGCGGCAATCGGCAGGATCAGGTCGCCGAGCTGATTCTTTTTCTTCAGCCCCCCGCACTTGCCCAGAAACAGGCAGGCCCGGGGATCGATGGCGCCGAGCAGATCCATGACGGTGGCGGCATTGGCGCTACCCATGCCGAAATTGATGATTGTGATGTTGTCGGCCGTGGCATTTCGCATCGGCCGGTCCTTGCCCCGAATCTCGGCGCCCATGGCCGCTGCGAACTTGTCGACGTAGTTGTCGAAATTGGTCAGCAGGATGTACTGGCCGAAATCGGCCAGCTCGGTCCCCGTGTACCGGGGCAGCCAATTTTCGACGATATTCCGCTTGGTATCCATTCAATAGGCCTCAGCCGCCCGGAAACCCGCCACCGGGCAGTCCACCGCCGGGCAATCGTTTCATCATCTTGGCCATGGCGCCCTTGCTGCCGACCTTCTTCATCATTTTCTGCATTTGCTTGTGCTGCTTGAGCAAGCGGTTGACGTCCTGGATCTGCAGCCCGGAACCGGCCGCGATGCGGCGCTTGCGCGATCCCTTGATGATGTCCGGGTAGCGTCGTTCCTTCGGCGTCATCGAATTGATGATGGCGACCAGGCGCCTGGTCTGGCGATCATCGACCTGTGACTTGACGGCCTCGGGGAGATTGCCCATGCCAGGCAGCTTGTCCATCAGCGCGCCCATGCCGCCAAGCTTGTCCATCTGCAGCAGCTGGTCGCGAAAATCGTCCAGACCGAAGCGTTTGCTGGCCTTGCCGACCTTGCCAGCCAGTTTCCGGGCCTGCTTCTGATCGACCTTGCGCTCGACCTCCTCGACCAGGCTGAGCACGTCGCCCATCCCCAGGATGCGCGAGGCCAGGCGGTCGGGATGGAAGGGCTCGAGACCATCGATCTTCTCGCCCGTACCCAGGAACTTGATCGGCGCACCGGTGATATGACGCACCGACAAGGCCGCGCCGCCGCGGGCGTCGCCGTCGGCCTTGGTCAAAACGACGCCGCTCAGCGGCAGCGCCTCGTGGAAGGCCTTTGCCGTGTTGGCCGCGTCCTGGCCGGTCATGGCATCGACCACGAACAGCACCTCGGCGGGATCGACCGCGGCGTGCACGCGGCGAATCTCGTCCATCATGGCCTCGTCAACTGCCAGGCGGCCGGCGGTGTCGAGGATCAGCACGTCGGCGAACTGCCTGCGCGCCTGGCCGACGGCGTCTTCCGCGATGCGCACCGGATCGGCCGCCTCGTCGGATCGGAAGAAGCCGGCCTCGACCTGCCCGGCCAGGGTCTCGAGCTGATCGATAGCGGCCGGGCGGTAGACATCACAGCTGGCCAGCATGACTTTTTTCTTGTGACGCTCCTGGATCAGCTTCGCCAGCTTGCCGGCAGTCGTGGTCTTGCCGGCACCCTGCAGGCCGGCCAGCAGGATCACGACCGGGGCCTGGCGATCCAGGGCCAGCGGCGCCTGCTCGTCGCCGAGGACGTGTTTGAGTTCCTCGTGGACGATCTTGATCAGGGCCTGGCCAGGCTTGAGCGCCTTGCTGACTTCCTGTCCGACGGCGCGCTCGTTGACCCGGGCGATGAAATCCTTGACCACCGGCAGCGCAACATCGGCCTCGAGCAGCGCGACGCGGACTTCGCGCAGGGACTCGCGGATATTGTCCTCGGTCAGGCGGCCGCGGCTGCGCAGCCGTTCCAACGATCCGGACAGTCGATTGCTAAGCTGGTCGAACATGTGATGACTTCACGATTTGGTGGCTGGAATCATTATACTGGGCCCGAGTCCCATCCAGTCAGTGATCCTTGGATATACAGATTCTGATTTACCTTTTGCCGATCGTCATTTACCTGGGCGCCACGGGCCTCCTGGTGTTGGGGGAAGTTCGCGACCGGCAGGCTTTCCGGACTTTCGGACTGATCCTGATTGGCCTGGGCGTCGTATTGCACGCCTTCGCGGTCGTACACGGCATCGACCTGCCTGCGGGATGGGACGCCAATTTCATTAACCTGTTGTCGCTAACCTCCCTGCTGATCATAGGCACGCTGCTGGTCACGGCGGTGGCGACCGGCACGGTCGAGGCCTGCCTCATCGCCGCCCCTGGGGCCGCGCTGTGCCTGCTGCTGCAGTGGCTGGTGCCGGCCGAACCGCTGATTCTCGGCAGCCTGTCGACCACGACCCGCCTGCACATCGTCAGTTCCCTGCTCGCCTACAGCCTGCTGAGTATCGCGGCGATCAATGCCCTGATGCTGGCCGCCCAGGACTATGCCCTGCGACACCCCCTCGCCTATCGCCGGCTTGAATTCCTGCCGCCACTGGTGGTGATCGAATCCATCATGTTCCGGCTGATTGCCGCCGGCTGGCTGCTCCTGACCCTGGGCCTGATCAGCGGACTGGTGTTCGTGGACAACCTGTTCGCCCAACACCTGGTGCACAAGTCCGCCTTGTCGATACTGTCGTGGATGCTGTTTGGACTGCTGCTGTTTGGCCGCATCCGCCTGGGCTGGCGCGGCCGTAAAGCCGTACGCTGGACCCTGATCGCGATGAGCCTGCTCCTGCTGGCCTACTTCGGCAGCAAACTCGTGCTGGAAGTGTTCCTGGATCGCAGCTGGCAGGCTCCAGCCAGCGGGTGATGCCATGACCGACGCCCCCCTGCCCGTACTGTTCTCCCTGCTGGGCGTGCTGATCGTGCTCTCGGCCTTCTTTTCCGGATCCGAAACCGGCCTGGTGGCGCTCAACCGCTATCGCCTGCGCCACCACGCCAAGAACGGCCTGCACGGGGCCAGGCTGGCGCAGCGCCTGCTGGCCAAGCCCGACCGCATGTTCGGCATCATTCTGCTGGGTAACAACCTGGTCAACATCATGGCCGCCTCGGTGGCCACGGTCATCGCCATTCAGGCGCTGGGCGAATCAGGCATCTGGGTATCGACCCTGGCAATGACCGTCGTCATTCTCATATTTGCCGAGGTGGCCCCGAAGACGCTGGCTGCACTCAACCCCGAGCGGGTCGCCTATCCGGCCAGCTACGTCCTCACGCCGCTGCTGAAAGTGCTCTATCCGGTGGTATGGCTGATCAACCTGGCTGCCGCGGCACTGCTGCGACCCTTCGGCGTACACAAGCTCACCAACGCCCAGGACTCGATCAGCCGCGAGGAACTCCGAACCCTGGTCAAGGAAGGCGGGCGCCACATCTCACTCGATCATCGCCAGATGCTGATCAACATTCTCGACCTGGAACACGGCACCGTCGACGATGTGATGGTTCCACGCCAGGACATCGTGGGCATCGATCTGGAAGTCGAATGGGACGAGATTCTGCAGAGCCTGGAAACCAGCATCTATACTCGAATGCCGGTGTGGCGCGGCGATCTCGACGAGATGATCGGCCTGTTGCATATCCGCTCGGTTCTGCCCGGCCTGA
Encoded here:
- a CDS encoding AMP nucleosidase produces the protein MDTKRNIVENWLPRYTGTELADFGQYILLTNFDNYVDKFAAAMGAEIRGKDRPMRNATADNITIINFGMGSANAATVMDLLGAIDPRACLFLGKCGGLKKKNQLGDLILPIAAIRGEGTSTDYFPPEVPSLPAFTLQRAVSSTIRDHGLDYWTGTVYTTNRRVWEHDRAFKKYLRRTRCMAIDMETATIFVTGFANSIPTGALLLVSDQPMVPDGVKTDASDRVVTQHYVDAQIAIGIDALKEIRDEGRSVKHLRFD
- the ffh gene encoding signal recognition particle protein, with the protein product MFDQLSNRLSGSLERLRSRGRLTEDNIRESLREVRVALLEADVALPVVKDFIARVNERAVGQEVSKALKPGQALIKIVHEELKHVLGDEQAPLALDRQAPVVILLAGLQGAGKTTTAGKLAKLIQERHKKKVMLASCDVYRPAAIDQLETLAGQVEAGFFRSDEAADPVRIAEDAVGQARRQFADVLILDTAGRLAVDEAMMDEIRRVHAAVDPAEVLFVVDAMTGQDAANTAKAFHEALPLSGVVLTKADGDARGGAALSVRHITGAPIKFLGTGEKIDGLEPFHPDRLASRILGMGDVLSLVEEVERKVDQKQARKLAGKVGKASKRFGLDDFRDQLLQMDKLGGMGALMDKLPGMGNLPEAVKSQVDDRQTRRLVAIINSMTPKERRYPDIIKGSRKRRIAAGSGLQIQDVNRLLKQHKQMQKMMKKVGSKGAMAKMMKRLPGGGLPGGGFPGG
- the ccsA gene encoding cytochrome c biogenesis protein CcsA; the protein is MDIQILIYLLPIVIYLGATGLLVLGEVRDRQAFRTFGLILIGLGVVLHAFAVVHGIDLPAGWDANFINLLSLTSLLIIGTLLVTAVATGTVEACLIAAPGAALCLLLQWLVPAEPLILGSLSTTTRLHIVSSLLAYSLLSIAAINALMLAAQDYALRHPLAYRRLEFLPPLVVIESIMFRLIAAGWLLLTLGLISGLVFVDNLFAQHLVHKSALSILSWMLFGLLLFGRIRLGWRGRKAVRWTLIAMSLLLLAYFGSKLVLEVFLDRSWQAPASG
- a CDS encoding HlyC/CorC family transporter codes for the protein MTDAPLPVLFSLLGVLIVLSAFFSGSETGLVALNRYRLRHHAKNGLHGARLAQRLLAKPDRMFGIILLGNNLVNIMAASVATVIAIQALGESGIWVSTLAMTVVILIFAEVAPKTLAALNPERVAYPASYVLTPLLKVLYPVVWLINLAAAALLRPFGVHKLTNAQDSISREELRTLVKEGGRHISLDHRQMLINILDLEHGTVDDVMVPRQDIVGIDLEVEWDEILQSLETSIYTRMPVWRGDLDEMIGLLHIRSVLPGLTQGRLDRTTLERAIRSPYFVPEGTPLTQQLLEFQTRERRLGLVVDEYGDIQGLITLDDILEEIVGEFTTEGSTRQRLVRKLDNGDWIVDGAASLRMLNRRYDWQLPTSGAKTLNGLVLEHLESLPDGRTCLRIGKHILTIVDMVDKRIRKVQVRQVS